Proteins co-encoded in one uncultured Bacteroides sp. genomic window:
- a CDS encoding TonB-dependent receptor, which yields MIFYVLKSQHAKRLLLACMIAFSMSLMQAQNQGSRVTNTFRNFTLEEFIKSVEKSTGYSFIYGEEVKLNQRISFEANNLSLQDVLNRAFAKEPIGYKITGKHILLLKKNIKPVGRKCTISGYITDGNSRETLIGANIYENSHQQGTTTNPYGFFSITLPEGEISLKFSYIGYKSQDCFIRLRKDTVINVSLNNSNILHEVTITSDKTETGLYATQMGTIDVPLQHIKNTPTILGEADVIKSIQLLPGVQTGMDGSAGMYVRGGGPDQNLILLDGVPMYNVEHLFGFFSVFTPEAVKKVSLFKSSFPARFGGRLSSVLDVRTNDGDMERYHGSFSIGLLSAKINLEGPIVKGKTSFNISARRSYADLLIAPFLDKEDKFGYYFYDVNAKINHKFSDKSRLFISTYNGRDVYHYNYDSSEKYVSNSQEQSSNGVSVETRSKDLVNFNWGSTIVSGRWNYIFSNKLFSNTTIAYNDYHFKLNMQSLEKEKRDNQYSEYNYQAKYNSGIRDWTYNIDFDYDPVPKHHVKFGVGYLFHNFCPEVITSKIHQQDNEQLNDTTYNGASNSNVYAHEVSVYGEDNFNLTDRFRINAGAHISCFNVQNQSYFSIQPRLSFRYQIAEGFAMKGSYTKMNQYIHLLSNSNISLPTDLWVPTTKKIKPMISHQYSVGGYYTGLKDWEFSVEGYYKAMTNVLEYKDGASFSGSSSGWENKVEMGKGRSFGLEFLAQKVVGKTTGWIGYTLAKSDRQFSKGGINDGIRFPYKYDRRHNVNITLNQKLTKKVEVFASWSFSTGNVATIAEEKTSVIRPTDVGYTQWWIMQNSVSFHGASYVYTDKYISSRNNYRLPNSQCLNIGINFNKKTKHGMRTWNFSVYNVYNAMNPSYIYLSTKEINDGKIVYSRPIIKKVTILPCIPSFTYTYKF from the coding sequence ATGATTTTCTATGTTTTAAAAAGTCAGCATGCCAAAAGATTACTTTTAGCATGTATGATAGCCTTTTCCATGTCGTTAATGCAAGCACAAAATCAAGGAAGCAGAGTAACAAATACATTCAGAAATTTTACTCTTGAAGAGTTCATTAAAAGTGTGGAAAAATCTACCGGATATTCATTTATTTATGGTGAAGAAGTTAAACTCAATCAAAGGATTTCTTTTGAGGCAAATAATCTTTCACTTCAGGATGTTTTAAATCGTGCTTTTGCAAAAGAACCAATTGGTTATAAAATTACTGGAAAGCATATTCTTTTGCTTAAGAAGAATATTAAACCAGTTGGCCGAAAGTGTACAATTAGCGGATATATCACAGACGGTAACTCCAGGGAGACACTGATTGGAGCAAATATATATGAAAATAGCCACCAGCAAGGAACTACCACTAATCCTTACGGTTTCTTTAGTATAACATTACCTGAAGGAGAAATATCCTTGAAATTCTCATATATTGGCTATAAATCTCAAGATTGTTTTATTCGTTTGAGAAAAGATACAGTTATTAATGTTAGTCTTAACAATAGCAATATTCTGCATGAAGTCACTATTACGTCTGATAAAACCGAAACTGGACTTTATGCAACGCAAATGGGGACCATAGATGTTCCTTTACAACATATAAAAAACACTCCGACAATCCTCGGTGAAGCCGATGTGATAAAATCAATACAACTTCTTCCAGGGGTACAGACTGGCATGGATGGTTCGGCTGGAATGTATGTTAGGGGAGGAGGCCCCGATCAGAATTTAATTTTGCTTGATGGTGTACCTATGTATAATGTGGAACATCTTTTTGGATTCTTCTCTGTCTTTACTCCAGAGGCAGTAAAAAAAGTAAGTCTGTTCAAAAGCAGTTTCCCGGCTCGTTTTGGTGGAAGATTATCATCAGTGCTAGATGTGAGAACTAATGACGGAGATATGGAACGATATCATGGGAGTTTTAGCATTGGTTTGCTTTCTGCAAAAATCAATTTAGAAGGACCTATCGTTAAAGGTAAGACTTCTTTCAATATTTCAGCCCGAAGAAGTTATGCAGATCTACTGATTGCTCCTTTTCTCGATAAAGAAGATAAGTTTGGATATTATTTCTACGATGTGAATGCTAAGATTAATCATAAGTTTTCTGATAAAAGTCGCTTGTTCATAAGTACTTATAATGGCAGGGATGTATATCACTATAATTATGATAGTTCAGAGAAATATGTTTCTAATTCTCAGGAACAGTCTTCAAATGGCGTTTCTGTTGAAACAAGATCTAAAGATCTGGTTAACTTTAACTGGGGTAGCACAATAGTATCCGGACGATGGAACTATATTTTTAGCAACAAGCTTTTTAGTAATACTACTATAGCTTACAATGATTACCATTTCAAATTAAACATGCAGAGCCTGGAGAAAGAAAAACGCGATAATCAATATTCAGAATACAATTATCAGGCAAAATATAATTCAGGAATAAGAGACTGGACATATAATATAGATTTTGATTATGACCCTGTGCCAAAGCATCATGTGAAATTTGGAGTTGGATATTTATTCCACAATTTCTGTCCTGAAGTAATTACGTCAAAAATTCATCAACAAGATAATGAGCAATTAAATGATACCACTTATAATGGTGCATCAAATAGTAATGTTTACGCTCATGAAGTTTCTGTTTATGGAGAAGATAATTTTAATTTGACTGATCGGTTTAGAATAAATGCCGGTGCGCATATTTCTTGTTTTAACGTGCAAAATCAGAGCTATTTTTCAATTCAACCGCGCTTATCTTTTCGTTATCAGATAGCTGAAGGTTTTGCAATGAAAGGTTCGTATACTAAAATGAATCAATACATTCATTTATTGTCAAATTCAAATATTTCTTTACCTACTGATTTATGGGTCCCAACCACCAAAAAGATAAAGCCGATGATATCTCATCAATACTCTGTTGGCGGATATTACACTGGATTAAAGGATTGGGAATTTTCTGTGGAAGGTTATTATAAAGCAATGACTAACGTGTTGGAATATAAAGATGGTGCATCTTTTTCTGGGTCATCAAGCGGATGGGAAAATAAAGTTGAAATGGGAAAAGGTCGTTCCTTTGGTTTGGAATTTCTTGCACAAAAAGTAGTTGGTAAAACAACAGGCTGGATAGGTTATACATTGGCAAAAAGTGACAGGCAATTCTCAAAAGGTGGAATTAATGATGGAATTCGTTTCCCGTATAAATATGACCGAAGACATAATGTAAACATCACTTTGAATCAGAAACTAACGAAAAAAGTGGAAGTGTTTGCTTCGTGGTCGTTCTCAACAGGAAACGTTGCTACCATTGCTGAAGAAAAAACGTCGGTTATTCGTCCCACAGATGTTGGATATACCCAATGGTGGATTATGCAAAATTCAGTTTCTTTTCATGGTGCCTCATATGTTTATACCGATAAATACATAAGTAGCCGCAACAACTACCGCCTGCCAAACAGTCAATGTCTGAACATTGGCATTAACTTTAATAAGAAAACGAAGCACGGTATGAGAACCTGGAACTTCAGTGTATATAATGTATATAATGCGATGAACCCTTCTTATATATATTTGAGTACAAAAGAAATAAACGATGGTAAGATTGTATATTCACGTCCAATAATTAAGAAAGTAACGATATTACCATGTATCCCGTCGTTTACTTACACATATAAATTTTAA
- a CDS encoding FecR family protein, with product MKDNMNQLPKSDNEVNELLNKFVSSTHSPQGSFTADKSFNTLQKKLHPAKYRLRPYQYISAAAAIILILGFSWMFYYNTQSVSIKTISTLAEIKKIKLPDGTQVVLDRYSSIQFPERFKEKIRDVKLSGEAYFEVTKNPAKPFIVETQSVNIQVLGTHFNVEAYKDDPSVTTTLLEGSVAVSNKKQNRRLILKPNETAIYNKLSATFTHLKKVDAEKDIVWSQGILLFNSVSMQEIALTLSHKFNVKIEIDNASLRNHKFTARFDNQENLYEILDLLKSTGNFSYQKVDNKIKIQLK from the coding sequence ATGAAGGACAATATGAATCAATTGCCAAAATCCGATAACGAAGTTAACGAGCTTTTAAATAAATTCGTCTCTTCAACTCACTCTCCTCAGGGGAGTTTTACTGCCGATAAAAGTTTCAATACGTTACAAAAGAAACTTCATCCTGCAAAATACAGACTTCGTCCTTATCAATACATTTCAGCAGCAGCTGCAATTATTCTTATTTTAGGCTTCTCGTGGATGTTTTACTACAACACTCAGTCTGTATCAATAAAAACAATAAGTACACTTGCGGAAATAAAGAAGATAAAATTGCCCGATGGAACGCAAGTAGTATTAGACAGATATTCATCTATTCAGTTTCCCGAAAGATTTAAGGAGAAAATACGTGATGTAAAACTTTCAGGAGAAGCCTATTTTGAGGTAACAAAGAATCCGGCAAAGCCCTTTATTGTAGAAACTCAATCAGTAAACATACAAGTTTTAGGTACTCATTTCAATGTTGAAGCTTATAAAGATGATCCAAGTGTTACAACCACATTATTAGAAGGTTCTGTGGCGGTTAGCAATAAGAAACAAAACCGCAGATTAATACTGAAACCAAACGAAACTGCAATTTACAATAAACTGTCGGCCACTTTTACCCATCTGAAGAAGGTTGATGCAGAAAAAGATATTGTATGGAGTCAGGGAATTCTATTGTTTAACTCTGTTTCAATGCAAGAAATAGCATTAACTCTGTCTCATAAGTTTAATGTTAAAATAGAAATTGACAATGCATCTTTAAGAAATCATAAGTTTACTGCGCGGTTTGATAACCAAGAGAACCTATATGAAATATTGGATTTGCTTAAATCAACAGGTAATTTCTCCTATCAGAAAGTTGATAACAAAATTAAGATACAATTAAAATAA
- a CDS encoding RNA polymerase sigma-70 factor, with protein MKNRTVDELLTEIRKRNSDSAFRELYDQCYNRFFRIAFYYLQKDEWAQEVVLDVFFNIWNNRSTLNDVRNFSNYSFILIKNASVNFLEKEGRRSTSTSTLDSIAEPVSSISSPEEQLIDEELFQCYINAVDALPEKCREIFLLVREEKKSYAQVAELFNISPKTVDAQLQKAVLKLKEKINAFFLDSQ; from the coding sequence ATGAAGAACAGAACTGTAGACGAATTGCTAACAGAAATAAGAAAAAGGAATTCTGATTCTGCTTTTAGAGAATTGTATGATCAATGTTACAACCGCTTTTTTCGTATAGCTTTCTATTACCTACAAAAAGATGAATGGGCTCAAGAGGTCGTGCTTGATGTATTTTTCAATATATGGAATAATCGTTCAACGCTCAACGATGTTAGAAACTTCTCTAATTATTCCTTTATCCTGATCAAAAATGCCTCAGTAAACTTCCTTGAGAAAGAGGGCAGAAGAAGTACAAGTACAAGTACATTAGACTCTATAGCAGAGCCGGTTTCTTCTATTTCTTCACCTGAGGAGCAATTGATAGATGAGGAATTGTTTCAATGTTACATCAATGCTGTAGATGCTCTTCCTGAAAAATGTCGTGAGATTTTTCTCCTTGTTCGCGAAGAGAAAAAAAGTTATGCACAAGTGGCAGAGCTGTTTAATATCAGCCCAAAAACTGTTGATGCCCAACTACAAAAGGCTGTTTTAAAATTAAAGGAAAAAATAAATGCATTTTTTTTAGATTCACAATAG
- a CDS encoding nucleoside permease → MSVKYRLIIMNFLQFFVWGAWLISLGGYMGGNLHFEGGQIGAIFATMGIASLIMPGLIGIIADKWVNAERLLGICHLLGAVCLFYASTVTSYDQMYWAMLLNLLVYMPTLSLTNTVSYNALERHNFDIVKDFPPIRVWGTVGFICAMWAVDLTGFKHSCAQLCVGSVAALILGLYSFSLPKCPPAKTESKTLLSSFGLDALVLFKKKTMAIFFLFSMLLGAALQITNSYGDLFLSSFKSIPEYANSFGVTHSVILLSISQMSETLFILAIPFFLRRFGIKQVMLISMTAWVLRFGLFGIGNPGSGLPLLVLSMIVYGMAFDFFNISGSLFVEMETLPQTRASAQGLFFMMTNGLGSIMGGYASGAVVDRFSKYQTVAGQTQLVSRDWPSIWFIFSAYALIIGVLFSIVFKYKNGNKMVKH, encoded by the coding sequence ATGAGCGTAAAATACCGTTTGATTATTATGAACTTCCTGCAATTTTTTGTGTGGGGAGCCTGGCTGATTTCTTTAGGAGGATATATGGGTGGTAATCTGCACTTTGAAGGCGGACAAATTGGAGCAATCTTTGCAACTATGGGGATTGCTTCTTTAATTATGCCCGGATTAATAGGTATAATTGCCGACAAGTGGGTTAACGCAGAACGTTTATTAGGTATTTGTCATTTATTGGGTGCTGTTTGCTTGTTTTACGCATCTACGGTAACAAGTTACGATCAGATGTATTGGGCTATGCTTCTTAATTTGTTAGTGTATATGCCTACGCTTTCACTGACTAACACCGTTTCATACAATGCTTTGGAAAGGCATAATTTTGATATAGTGAAAGACTTTCCGCCAATCAGGGTGTGGGGAACTGTTGGCTTTATTTGTGCGATGTGGGCAGTTGATCTAACCGGATTTAAGCATTCGTGTGCACAACTTTGTGTTGGTTCCGTAGCTGCATTGATTTTAGGACTTTATTCTTTTAGTTTGCCTAAATGTCCACCGGCAAAGACTGAGAGCAAAACTTTGCTTTCCTCTTTCGGACTTGATGCGCTGGTTCTCTTCAAGAAAAAAACGATGGCTATTTTCTTTTTGTTTTCTATGCTTTTGGGAGCAGCTCTTCAGATAACAAATTCGTATGGTGATCTTTTTCTAAGTAGTTTTAAAAGCATACCTGAATATGCAAACTCTTTTGGAGTAACGCATTCAGTGATTCTACTCTCAATCTCACAGATGTCTGAAACACTATTTATTCTTGCAATACCTTTCTTTTTGCGTCGCTTTGGCATTAAGCAGGTTATGCTGATTAGTATGACTGCATGGGTGCTTCGTTTTGGACTTTTTGGAATAGGAAACCCCGGAAGTGGTTTACCTTTGCTTGTTCTTTCTATGATTGTTTATGGTATGGCTTTTGATTTTTTCAATATTTCCGGTTCTCTTTTTGTGGAAATGGAAACTCTTCCACAGACAAGAGCCAGTGCTCAAGGATTATTCTTCATGATGACTAATGGCTTAGGCTCAATTATGGGAGGTTACGCAAGTGGGGCAGTAGTTGACAGGTTCTCTAAATATCAGACTGTTGCTGGGCAAACTCAGTTAGTAAGTCGCGACTGGCCTTCTATCTGGTTCATCTTCTCAGCATATGCATTGATTATTGGCGTTCTTTTTTCTATTGTATTCAAATACAAGAATGGTAACAAAATGGTAAAACACTAA
- a CDS encoding cupin domain-containing protein, which yields MEELFKKGTVLNFEKLIDYSEGGIVSKQVLKNEAGNVTLFSFDKGQGLSEHTAPFDAMVQVLDGAVVITIGGNPINLKCGETIIMPANITHALFATEKFKMLLTMIKGA from the coding sequence ATGGAAGAATTATTTAAAAAAGGAACAGTCCTTAATTTTGAGAAACTGATAGATTATTCAGAAGGTGGAATTGTAAGTAAACAGGTTCTGAAGAATGAAGCTGGTAATGTAACCTTATTTTCTTTCGATAAAGGGCAAGGGTTAAGTGAACATACTGCACCTTTTGATGCAATGGTTCAGGTTCTTGATGGAGCAGTAGTTATAACTATTGGTGGTAATCCTATTAATTTAAAGTGTGGGGAGACTATTATTATGCCTGCAAATATTACTCATGCTTTATTTGCAACAGAAAAATTTAAGATGCTTTTGACAATGATAAAAGGTGCTTAA
- a CDS encoding LiaF domain-containing protein yields MKIQRQNYRSRHITNTFVFALLLIIAGIAFLGFNLGYIPMPYKNVIFSWPMLIIAWGILSISKSHFWNGSILLIIGGFFIIPNIATVCPGLLNVDGANFTHLYWPILLIAGGILFLIKRLIPGSHKHCYEKHFEYTKYKDVEDFKLNKKHFKEEKGYFNKQSVFSSGKHIVLDPEFKGGEINTVLGDTTLDLRKTNLPEGDTFLEINTVLGSVAVFVPINWEVKINMESVLYNFEDKRFETGNTGGTKRLVIIGSGVLGSGELRN; encoded by the coding sequence ATGAAAATTCAAAGACAAAATTATCGCAGCAGACACATCACTAATACTTTTGTATTCGCATTATTATTGATTATTGCAGGAATTGCTTTTCTGGGGTTCAATCTAGGCTATATTCCTATGCCTTATAAAAATGTTATCTTTTCATGGCCAATGCTTATTATCGCCTGGGGCATACTATCAATTAGTAAAAGTCATTTTTGGAATGGAAGCATTCTACTTATTATTGGAGGGTTCTTTATTATCCCTAACATTGCGACAGTCTGTCCCGGACTTCTAAATGTAGACGGTGCCAACTTCACTCATCTATACTGGCCAATCTTACTCATTGCAGGAGGCATTTTATTTCTGATTAAGAGGCTGATCCCTGGTTCTCACAAACATTGCTATGAAAAGCACTTCGAATATACTAAATACAAAGATGTTGAAGATTTTAAATTGAACAAAAAACATTTTAAGGAAGAAAAAGGATATTTCAATAAGCAAAGTGTATTTTCAAGTGGAAAACACATTGTACTTGATCCTGAATTCAAAGGAGGAGAAATTAATACCGTACTTGGGGACACTACATTAGATTTAAGAAAAACAAATTTGCCCGAAGGAGATACATTTTTAGAGATAAACACAGTATTAGGGAGCGTTGCAGTATTTGTACCAATAAATTGGGAAGTTAAAATAAATATGGAATCTGTACTGTACAATTTTGAAGATAAACGTTTTGAAACAGGAAATACCGGAGGCACAAAGAGATTAGTTATTATTGGAAGTGGGGTTTTAGGTAGCGGTGAGTTAAGAAACTAA
- a CDS encoding LytTR family DNA-binding domain-containing protein has translation MYSFQTIIKAVSYISIWGGLVIIHVLTMMPLIHISIELLILDGFVFSSLLIIIGLAYKILIKSKSPDLVIYPQTSYNYISLGLFFIILWLGSGLFIMNIILTHNNFNLLAPTIPVRILVGLLIYTIAAVYDYFSSHKEIEEENIDCTDDCKEVCEEVCIEANKEGLLPEDNSSTNSELLEHIAVKYGQKIQVILIPDIFYLQSDGDYVIIFTEKGKYIKEQTMKFFEEHLPRTKFVRIHRSCIVNIEMISRIELYKKQQQMLTLKNGHQIKASTNGYKALKSVLQL, from the coding sequence ATGTACTCATTTCAGACAATTATTAAAGCGGTATCATACATTTCTATATGGGGAGGTCTCGTAATAATTCACGTTTTAACGATGATGCCGCTTATTCATATTTCCATTGAATTACTAATTCTTGACGGATTTGTCTTTTCATCCTTACTTATTATTATCGGATTGGCATACAAAATATTAATAAAAAGCAAAAGTCCGGATTTGGTTATTTACCCTCAAACCAGTTATAATTATATCAGCTTAGGATTATTCTTTATTATCTTATGGCTTGGAAGTGGATTATTTATTATGAACATTATTTTGACTCACAACAATTTCAATTTACTAGCGCCAACAATCCCGGTAAGAATTCTGGTTGGATTACTGATATATACCATTGCTGCTGTATATGATTATTTCAGTTCTCATAAAGAAATTGAAGAGGAAAATATCGATTGTACTGATGATTGTAAAGAAGTATGCGAAGAAGTATGCATAGAAGCAAATAAAGAGGGCCTTTTACCAGAAGATAATTCATCAACGAATAGTGAACTATTAGAACACATCGCAGTAAAATACGGACAAAAAATTCAGGTTATATTGATTCCGGACATATTCTACCTTCAATCAGATGGAGATTATGTTATAATTTTCACAGAAAAAGGTAAATATATCAAAGAACAGACAATGAAATTCTTCGAGGAACATTTGCCTAGAACAAAGTTTGTACGTATTCACCGTTCGTGTATAGTAAACATCGAAATGATATCGCGCATAGAATTATATAAAAAGCAGCAACAAATGCTAACTCTGAAAAACGGGCATCAAATTAAAGCAAGTACCAATGGGTACAAAGCTCTCAAATCAGTTCTTCAACTATAA